The window CATCGGGTTCAACGAGCCGTGCTCCTCGCTCGCCTCGCGCACCCGCATCAAGACGCTGACCGAGCAGACCCGCGTCGACAACGCGCGCTTCTTCGACGGTGACATCGAGCAGGTCCCGCACCACGTCATCACCCAGGGCATCGGCACGATCCTTGAGGCCCGGCACCTGGTGCTGCTGGCGACCGGCGAGGGCAAGGCGGACGCCGTCGCGGCGACCGTCGAGGGACCGGTCGCCGCGGTCTGCCCGGCCTCCGCGCTCCAGCTCCACCCGCACGCCACGGTGGTCGTCGACGAGGCGGCCGCGAGCAAGCTCAAGCTGGCCGACTACTTCCGCCACACCTACGCGCACAAGCCGGAGTGGCAGGGGATCTGACCGCAGCGGCGGCGGCGCGGCCGGGGCGTCGCCGCACGCACTGCCCCTGATGGACTAGACCAACAGCAGGGGCCCCGGTATACAGAGGAGATCACGGAGCGTGCGGGGTGGACTCCTGGCGCACGAAGCCGTGCCACGATGTGAGCCGTGGCCGATGCGAGGTCGGTCGCTTTCGGCATCCGGAGCCGGGAAGGCAGAGCATGAGCACCGACGTCAGCAGTGCGGAGAACGAGGCCGGCACGACCGTCCGTACCGCGCGCGTGCCCAAGTACTACCGCTTGAAGAAGCACCTGCTCGACATGACGGAGACGCAGGCGCCGGGCACGCCGGTACCGCCCGAGCGCACGCTGGCCGCCGAGTTCGACACCTCCCGCACCACCGTCCGCCAGGCCCTGCAGGAGCTCGTCGTCGAGGGCCGGCTGGAGCGCATCCAGGGCAAGGGCACCTTCGTCGCCAAGCCCAAGGTCTCCCAGGCGCTGCAGCTCACCTCGTACACCGAGGACATGCGCGCCCAGGGCCTGGAGCCGACCTCGCAGCTGCTGGACATCGGCTACATCACGGCCGACGACCGGCTCGCCGACCTGCTGGACATCACCGCCGGCGGGCGGGTGCTGCGCATCGAGCGGCTGCGCATGGCCAACGCCGAGCCGATGGCGATCGAGACCACGCATCTGAGCGCCAAGCGCTTCCCGGCCCTGCGCCGCTCGCTCGTTAAGTACACGTCGCTGTACACCGCGCTCGCCGAGGTCTACGACGTCCACCTCGCCGAGGCCGAGGAGACCATCGAGACCTCCCTGGCCACGCCCCGTGAGGCGGGCCTGCTCGGCACGGACGTGGGCCTGCCGATGCTGATGCTCTCCCGGCACTCGCTGGACCGCGAGGGCAAGCCGGTGGAGTGGGTGCGGTCCGTGTACCGGGGCGACCGGTACAAGTTCGTCGCGCGGCTGAAGCGGCCCGTGGACTGACCCCGGCGGCATCTCTTCACACCGCCACCCCGAAATCGGCATACCGATATCCGGACGAGGTCTTCCCGTGCACTGATCCCGTCACCTAGATTGCCTGCGCATTACACGCGTGATCAGCAAGGGGACGGGAGCCGTGGCATGTCCGAAACACCTCAAGTGAGACCTCCGGTGGTGACACCGGTCCGGGTCGTCATCGGCCTGTGTCTGGTGGCGCCCTTCGTCGCGATGCTGTGGCTCGGTTCGTACGCCAAGACGGACCCCACGTTCATCGGGATCCCGTTCTTCTACTGGTACCAGATGCTCTGGGTGCTGATCTCCACCGCGCTCACGATGACCGCGTACAAGCTGTGGCAGCACGACCAGCGTTCCCGCAACGGTGCGAAGGGGGGTGCCGCGCAGTGAAGGACGGGGTCAACGGCGTCGCGCTCGGCGTCTTCATCTTCTTCTTCCTGGCCGTCACGGTCATGGGCTTCCTGGCCGCGCGCTGGCGCCGGGCCGAGAACGAGCACTCCCTGGACGAATGGGGCCTGGGCGGCCGGTCGTTCGGCACCTGGGTCACCTGGTTCCTGCTGGGCGGTGACCTGTACACGGCCTACACCTTCGTCGCCGTCCCGGCGGCGATCTACGCGGCGGGCGCGTCCGGCTTCTTCGCGGTGCCGTACACGATCCTGGTGTACCCGCTGATCTTCACCTTCCTGCCCCGCCTGTGGTCCGTGTCCCACAAGCACGGCTATGTCACCACCTCCGACTTCGTGCGCGGCCGGTTCGGCTCGAAGGGCCTGTCGCTGGCGGTGGCGCTCACCGGCATCCTGGCGACGATGCCGTACATCGCGCTGCAGCTCGTGGGCATCCAGGCGGTGCTCGACGTGATGGGCGTCGGCGGCGGCGAGAACACCAACTGGTTCGTGAAGGACCTCCCGCTGCTCATCGCCTTCGGTGTGCTCGCGGCCTACACGTACTCCTCCGGCCTGCGCGCGCCCGCGCTGATCGCGTTCGTCAAGGACGCGCTGATCTACATCGTCATCGCGGTGGCGATCATCTACATCCCGATCAAGCTGGGCGGCTTCGACGACGT of the Streptomyces sp. 1222.5 genome contains:
- a CDS encoding GntR family transcriptional regulator — its product is MSTDVSSAENEAGTTVRTARVPKYYRLKKHLLDMTETQAPGTPVPPERTLAAEFDTSRTTVRQALQELVVEGRLERIQGKGTFVAKPKVSQALQLTSYTEDMRAQGLEPTSQLLDIGYITADDRLADLLDITAGGRVLRIERLRMANAEPMAIETTHLSAKRFPALRRSLVKYTSLYTALAEVYDVHLAEAEETIETSLATPREAGLLGTDVGLPMLMLSRHSLDREGKPVEWVRSVYRGDRYKFVARLKRPVD
- a CDS encoding DUF3311 domain-containing protein — its product is MSETPQVRPPVVTPVRVVIGLCLVAPFVAMLWLGSYAKTDPTFIGIPFFYWYQMLWVLISTALTMTAYKLWQHDQRSRNGAKGGAAQ